In the Clavelina lepadiformis chromosome 8, kaClaLepa1.1, whole genome shotgun sequence genome, one interval contains:
- the LOC143468503 gene encoding organic cation transporter protein-like isoform X3: MYEFDVILNKIGGLGPYQIVLILMVSYSSLPSGYNSMASIFVSYYPDYRCRVPPIDNNSFYQLSEEEILNLTTPYDPDTDKYDTCYRYGYNLSLCEDDPNQCVNKSADPIKCDVGYHYDTSVFTETTITEFNLVCNKSYRDTISLTIYMVGAFLGTLVFGNLSDRWGRKPILTLAYLVISLALLGSSFANQTWIFDLCRFLVSFFDVGSYVTSFVYLLEIVPEKWTTVVGVSFQIGYALGYMILSGIAYQWRNWHQIQFVLSMFSLPSLVFLIFIPESPRWLFTTNRVEKGKEVCSRIAKYNKVKLNEPEVWDEAIIEKDELQDFKKEENGENERKYSTLDLFKTPKIRLVSLKVIFCWFVNALVYYGVSLNVASLSGDVFLNNALGGIFEIGIYLFVIFFMDRTGRRLMLSLTFTVAGVGLLASTIVNIFAGQDQTLLTLSQVFALTGRTGIAGSYAIIYNVTTEVYPTVVRAIGVSAGSMTAQIGSILVPFFIALDNYISWLPNTIFSALALLAAFMAYSLPETNKQNLMETIEEAEMFYSGKQDPVIDARETSSMYTRL; the protein is encoded by the exons ATGTATGAATTCGACGTGATCTTGAATAAAATTGGTGGTTTGGGTCCTTATCAAATCGTATTGATTTTAATGGTGAGCTACTCCAGCTTACCTTCAGGCTACAATTCCATGGCTTCCATCTTCGTCAGTTATTACCCGGACTACAG ATGTCGAGTGCCACCGATCGACAACAACAGCTTTTACCAATTAAGTGAAGAGGAAATCTTGAACTTGACCACACCATATGACCCTGATACTGACAAATACGACACTTGCTACAG ATATGGATACAACTTGAGCTTGTGTGAGGACGATCCGAACCAATGTGTAAATAAATCGGCAGATCCAATCAAATGCGATGTTGGATATCATTACGACACTTCCGTTTTCACAGAGACCACAATTACAGAA tTCAATTTAGTTTGTAACAAAAGCTACCGAGACACAATTAGCCTGACAATCTATATGGTTGGTGCCTTCCTGGGAACTCTGGTGTTCGGGAATTTATCAGATAG ATGGGGTCGAAAACCAATTTTGACCCTCGCGTATTTAGTGATCAGTTTGGCCTTGCTTGGCAGTTCATTTGCAAACCAGACCTGGATCTTTGATCTCTGTCGTTTCTTGGTGTCGTTTTTCGACGTTGGAAGCTATGTCACGAGCTTCGTGTATC TGTTGGAAATTGTTCCTGAAAAGTGGACAACAGTTGTAGGAGTGAGTTTTCAGATCGGTTACGCACTTGGTTATATGATCTTGTCTGGAATTGCTTATCAATGGAGAAATTGGCATCAAATCCAG TTTGTGCTTTCCATGTTCAGTTTACCTTCTCTTGTATTCCTCATTTTCATTCCTGAATCACCAAGATGGCTTTTTACGACAAACAGGGTTGAAAAAGGAAAAGAG GTCTGCAGTCGAATTgcaaaatacaacaaagtgAAATTGAATGAACCTGAAGTATGGGACGAAGCCATTATCGAAAAGGATGAGCTACAAGAttttaaaaag GAAGAAAATGGTGAAAATGAGAGAAAATATTCTACACTGGATCTTTTCAAGACGCCAAAAATTCGCCTAGTGTCCTTGAAAGTTATTTTCTGTTG gTTTGTCAATGCGTTGGTGTATTACGGAGTTTCTTTGAACGTCGCTTCACTGTCAGGAGATGTGTTTTTGAACAACGCACTTG GAGGAATCTTTGAAATCGGGATCTACTTGTTCGTTATTTTCTTCATGGATCGCACGGGACGACGCCTCATGCTCAGTTTGACCTTTACAGTTGCTGGTGTTGGTCTACTTGCAAGCacaattgtaaatattttcgcCGGACAAGATCAAA CCTTGCTGACCTTAAGCCAAGTGTTTGCCTTAACTGGACGAACTGGGATAGCGGGGTCTTATGCCATCATCTACAATGTGACCACTGAAGTATACCCGACTGTTGTGAG AGCGATTGGCGTTAGTGCCGGTAGCATGACGGCCCAGATTGGATCCATTCTGGTTCCTTTCTTCATCGCACTTGACAATTACATTTCGTGGCTTCCCAACACTATATTCAGCGCACTCGCACTGTTGGCCGCGTTCATGGCTTACTCACTGcctgaaacaaacaaacaaaacttgatGGAGACAATAGAAGAAGCAGAGATGTTTTATTCTGGAAAGCA GGACCCAGTGATTGATGCAAGAGAAACCTCGTCCATGTACACAAGACTGTGA
- the LOC143468529 gene encoding organic cation transporter protein-like, with amino-acid sequence MILSGIAYQWRNWHQIQFVLSMFSLPSLVFLIFIRESPRWLFTTNRVEKGKEVSRRIAKYNKVKLNEPEIWDEAIIEKDELKDFKKEDNSENERKCSTLDLFKTPKIRIVSLKVIFCWFVNALVYYGVSLNVASLSGDVFLNNALGGIFEIGIYLFVIFFMDRTGRRLMLSLTFSVAGVGLLASTIVNIYAGQDQTLLTLSQVFALTGRTGIAGSYAIIYNVTTEVYPTVVRAIGVSAGSMTAQIGSILVPFFIALDNYISWLPNTIFSALALLAAIMAYSLPETNKQNLMETIEEAEMFYSGKRDPVIDARETSSMNTIL; translated from the exons ATGATCTTGTCTGGAATTGCTTATCAATGGAGAAATTGGCATCAAATCCAG TTTGTGCTCTCCATGTTCAGTTTACCTTCTCTTGTATTCCTCATTTTCATTCGTGAATCACCAAGATGGCTTTTTACGACAAACAGGGTTGAAAAAGGAAAAGAG GTCAGCAGACGAATTgcaaaatacaacaaagtgAAATTGAATGAACCTGAAATATGGGACGAAGCCATTATCGAAAAGGATGAgctaaaagattttaaaaag GAAGACAATAGTGAAAATGAGAGAAAATGTTCTACACTGGATCTTTTCAAGACGCCAAAAATTCGCATAGTGTCCTTGAAAGTTATTTTCTGTTG gtttGTCAATGCCTTGGTGTATTACGGAGTTTCTTTGAACGTCGCTTCACTGTCAGGAGATGTGTTTTTGAACAACGCACTTG GAGGAATCTTTGAAATCGGGATCtacttgtttgttattttcttcATGGATCGCACGGGACGACGCCTCATGCTCAGTTTGACTTTTTCAGTTGCTGGTGTTGGTCTACTTGCCAGCacaattgtaaatatttacgCCGGACAAGATCAAA CTTTGCTGACTTTAAGCCAAGTTTTTGCCTTAACTGGACGAACTGGGATAGCGGGGTCTTATGCCATCATCTACAATGTGACCACTGAAGTATACCCGACTGTTGTGAG AGCGATTGGCGTTAGTGCCGGTAGCATGACGGCCCAGATTGGATCCATTCTGGTTCCTTTCTTCATCGCACTTGACAATTACATTTCGTGGCTTCCCAACACTATATTCAGCGCACTCGCACTGTTGGCGGCGATCATGGCTTACTCACTGCCTGAAacgaacaaacaaaacttgatGGAGACAATAGAAGAAGCGGAGATGTTTTATTCTGGCAAGCG AGACCCAGTAATTGATGCAAGAGAAACCTCGTCCATGAACACAATCCTGTGA
- the LOC143468548 gene encoding steroid transmembrane transporter SLC22A24-like isoform X1, whose protein sequence is MYEFDVILNKIGGLGPYQIVLILMVSYASLPSGYNSMASIFVSYYPDYRYKKQKYFANMESSFKYEAFLRCRVPPIDNNSIYQLSEEEILNLTTPYDPDTDKYDTCYRYGYNLSLCEDDPNQCVNKSADPIKCDVGYHYEPSVFTETTITEFNLVCDKSYRDTISLTIYMVGAFLGTLVFGNLSDRFYSYYYLFSNYNDKARL, encoded by the exons ATGTATGAATTTGACGTGATCTTGAACAAAATTGGTGGTTTGGGTCCTTATCAAATCGTATTGATTTTAATGGTGAGTTACGCCAGCTTACCTTCAGGCTACAATTCCATGGCTTCCATCTTCGTCAGTTATTACCCGGACTACAGGTATaagaagcaaaaatatttcgcCAACATGGAGTCATCTTTTAAATATGAAGCTTTTCTCAGATGTCGAGTGCCACCGATCGACAACAACAGTATTTACCAATTAAGTGAAGAGGAAATCTTGAACTTGACCACACCATATGACCCTGATACTGACAAATACGACACTTGCTACAG aTATGGATATAACCTGAGTTTGTGTGAGGACGATCCGAACCAATGTGTAAATAAATCGGCAGATCCAATCAAATGCGATGTTGGATATCATTACGAACCTTCCGTTTTCACAGAGACCACAATTACAGAA tTCAATTTAGTTTGTGACAAAAGCTACCGAGACACAATTAGCCTGACAATTTATATGGTTGGTGCCTTTTTGGGAACTCTGGTGTTCGGGAATTTATCAGATAGGTTTTacagttattattatttattttctaattacAACGATAAAGCTCGTTTATAA
- the LOC143468548 gene encoding steroid transmembrane transporter SLC22A24-like isoform X2, with the protein MYEFDVILNKIGGLGPYQIVLILMVSYASLPSGYNSMASIFVSYYPDYRCRVPPIDNNSIYQLSEEEILNLTTPYDPDTDKYDTCYRYGYNLSLCEDDPNQCVNKSADPIKCDVGYHYEPSVFTETTITEFNLVCDKSYRDTISLTIYMVGAFLGTLVFGNLSDRFYSYYYLFSNYNDKARL; encoded by the exons ATGTATGAATTTGACGTGATCTTGAACAAAATTGGTGGTTTGGGTCCTTATCAAATCGTATTGATTTTAATGGTGAGTTACGCCAGCTTACCTTCAGGCTACAATTCCATGGCTTCCATCTTCGTCAGTTATTACCCGGACTACAG ATGTCGAGTGCCACCGATCGACAACAACAGTATTTACCAATTAAGTGAAGAGGAAATCTTGAACTTGACCACACCATATGACCCTGATACTGACAAATACGACACTTGCTACAG aTATGGATATAACCTGAGTTTGTGTGAGGACGATCCGAACCAATGTGTAAATAAATCGGCAGATCCAATCAAATGCGATGTTGGATATCATTACGAACCTTCCGTTTTCACAGAGACCACAATTACAGAA tTCAATTTAGTTTGTGACAAAAGCTACCGAGACACAATTAGCCTGACAATTTATATGGTTGGTGCCTTTTTGGGAACTCTGGTGTTCGGGAATTTATCAGATAGGTTTTacagttattattatttattttctaattacAACGATAAAGCTCGTTTATAA
- the LOC143468459 gene encoding uncharacterized protein LOC143468459, whose translation MCLCVLNELSTLIDINRKETLVSENMEIEFCQVYAVIVLLSTTYQISAQCPRRNQTKADAVGRPCRKPCSSQAQCKDGKICRCDHECGTSCINMNNFCGLPSVIPNMARVRVYRRLSNGSLVLKPSAPYQYDDMAEYECLPGYRLERSQNFNLCHGRKSWTRLAVCARSCRRFDEKKVLQNLMICGTNCVTSSDCTEDMSCMCDGYCGRTCVNPDINCGEAPPSTHASIKYDGEGFQRRAYYRCDVGFYPQSGDLTRKCTGGGTWSGRLINCALTTCGDPLPSIRSMGGDIVQDQHGPYLVGHQVTFQCSPGQRFLGDSVQTCMEDGQWSGLNAICDLIDDESRCPHPGVPINGNLLTRSNFTVGAMIEFECDEGYSMIGDRQQECFYFLQWSDGGAPKCIDPRYPASNSAPLRRLQGNLETTEDLVHNHSLGHSLSSTSTILHETIFVIDISKDVSDETLRVSLNFAEKLVIEASRDNYLKCAIIVFASGSKVVLRFASVPTQEVIQSLRSILADREKFVQNVGELRNTAEGLRKLREVYSSIAQNISENMRNIFLFINGQHFPGLISPKIVMQDFIDGLSKNLPNIYVIAFGSNVHESSAYDELQSLTYPRHLLLVNPTSTEVPDTFKGQDFCQCGTSGDVGNVKKRASIGRVVKGTEANLAAWPWQVLIAENRARVSDTYRRVRGGGSLINHRWVLTAAHVFHGLARPRDWAHNILLTFGIRQLPESDQSQLSSHVQVFRTEKIYEHENFSINTFDYDIALVLVGRELKQLGLYWQQTGNAGWVNYTSYVRPVCLPCMDGNCVSEYLERNERTLFGRKISGSDKCKTEGDWLIEKGELERKSVLTVITGFGETRIRNPSDFDFKVSKFLNQALIQLYGDERCNRSIAQMRKQGLPEGITFTDQMICGIGGNPDIITDACKGDSGGPLVREFKKNVIGKGCWIQIGIVSWGWGCGSTYTENGIKYQFPGYYTSVAPLMPWISEIQQRTESEFSHLDSFCRADLCQVEEGRTCRKPCENDADCRGTLKRCVCDDFCGMSCINPKAPCDDWDTFSNGTIEGDRTYGDTVYYTCNDGFILKGTRNRTCRSDKKWTGTAPTCLELECDVPRAPSFGFVEPPSFSRVALDEIITYSCGRRYRLVGISRATCKEDRTFTSPPPRCDEITCPRRTTPADARPSSFKSRWLVDDVLSYTCDVGYSLRGNPSSTCLVSGSWSNDLPNCRIRRCVHRHVPEHSTANPNKSQWVYGDRVTYTCDRGYELSGTAESRCTSSGRWSDPPPTCTSLDCLVPTAPTDGSVSPSSGNRVLLDGTITYSCDPGYFMKNQLSGTLKATCLRSGNWNRPTPVCEESRCIVPQTPAHGTLSRATGEKVPADRSVSFTCDEGYTMIGQPTIYCRRSGTWSNEFPECVERQCTDSGECHFPFVYKGRTYKSCIESKIGLADWCSLTAEYDDEWDRCDKSCPSGWTGWGGWGSCSKTCGRGQQIKRRTCQNPQGGAICEGEATESRECFTQPCLNGGVELTTVNNKIYRLYQEALNHVDAAARCAQLPGRLATLKTERIFETLMKLLQNHGVYHIGLNKLSGTWRYSDGSRVPLPGEQSFQRWGSNQPETYNNGKNCGVVYTNPHRFWYNVNCQTIRHLFICEVDIDLCSSSPCLNGGTCRNTETSFVCDCVEPYSGDTCENVIRCDRPQVPASIEISGGSHDSYVQGTTISFECKNRNEFLTGSKEMTCTEHGTWNKNSPTSCSFDPCSSFPCKNGGTCHRSGRSYLCVCLGSAYGTNCENVNDPCSINPCDNDGTCKEDGNSYICECTPQWTGNLCRQKVPICPPLVAPTNGSMYQASRSEIGRPGSLVGFECDTGFTLQGESFLRCLDSLEWNHQPPVCQAKGCRIFGPTIPAGIEIVDWHLFEYEIGATLQVRCEDRLQTLNNNPVLTCTPGNRWDPLIYNYKCS comes from the exons ATGTGCCTTTGTGTCTTGAATGAGCTTTCAACATTAATAGATATCAACAGG AAAGAAACTTTAGTTTCGGAAAACATGGAGATCGAGTTTTGTCAAGTTTATGCAGTAATCGTTTTGCTTTCAACAACTTACCAAA tCTCAGCTCAGTGTCCAAGACGAAACCAAACAAAGGCAGATGCTGTAGGACGACCTTGTCGTAAGCCCTGTTCATCACAAGCTCAGTGCAAAGATGGAAAAATATGTCGCTGTGATCACGAATGTGGAACGTCTTGCATCAATATGA ATAACTTTTGCGGTCTACCATCGGTGATACCAAATATGGCAAGAGTTCGCGTTTATCGAAGACTCTCGAACGGATCACTCGTATTGAAACCCTCGGCACCTTACCAGTATGATGATATGGCTGAGTATGAGTGTTTGCCTGGTTACCGTTTAGAAagatctcaaaattttaacttatgcCATGGAAGGAAAAGTTGGACTAGATTGGCGGTTTGTGCTC GAAGTTGCCGCAGGTTTgacgaaaaaaaagttttgcaaaatctcaTGATATGCGGAACAAATTGTGTGACAAGTTCAGACTGCACAGAAGACATGAGTTGTATGTGTGATGGGTATTGTGGTAGGACTTGCGTGAACCCAG ATATCAATTGCGGGGAAGCCCCACCATCCACACACGCTTCAATCAAATATGACGGAGAAGGATTTCAACGAAGAGCTTACTACCGGTGTGACGTCGGATTTTATCCTCAATCCGGAGATTTAACAAGGAAATGCACAGGAGGAGGAACCTGGAGTGGAAGATTGATCAACTGCGCTC TTACAACTTGTGGTGATCCATTGCCGTCAATTCGATCGATGGGTGGCGACATTGTGCAGGATCAGCATGGCCCATATTTGGTTGGACACCAAGTGACGTTTCAGTGCTCTCCAGGGCAACGGTTTCTAGGAGACAGCGTTCAAACGTGCATGGAAGACGGACAGTGGAGTGGATTAAACGCAATTTGCGATTTGATTG ATGATGAATCAAGATGTCCGCATCCTGGAGTTCCAATAAACGGTAATCTCTTGACAAGGAGCAATTTCACGGTGGGAGCGATGATTGAGTTTGAATGTGATGAAGGATACTCGATGATTGGAGATCGACAACAAGAATGTTTTTACTTCCTACAGTGGAGCGATGGTGGTGCTCCAAAATGCATAG ACCCTCGATACCCTGCCAGCAATTCAGCTCCTTTACGTCGACTTCAAGGAAATCTGGAAACAACCGAAGATCTCGTCCACAACCACAGCCTGGGTCATTCATTATCATCAACATCAACAATATTGCATGAAACAATCTTTGTTATTGATATTTCTAAAGATGTCAGTGATGAAACTCTTAGAGTTTCCCTGAATTTTGCTGAGAAACTTGTAATTGAG gCAAGCAGAGACAACTACTTGAAATGCGCCATCATTGTTTTTGCCTCAGGATCCAAAGTTGTCCTGAGGTTTGCTTCAGTTCCTACACAAGAAGTAATTCAATCGCTGAGAAGTATTTTAGCAGACAGAG AAAAGTtcgtgcaaaatgttggtGAATTGAGAAACACTGCGGAGGGTTTGCGAAAATTACGGGAAGTCTATTCAAGCATCGCACAAAACATTTCGGAAAACATGAGgaatattttcttgtttatcaaTG gTCAACATTTTCCAGGACTGATTTCCCCAAAAATCGTGATGCAAGATTTTATAGATGGATTGTCAAAAAATTTGCCAAAC ATTTACGTAATAGCATTTGGATCAAATGTTCATGAAAGTTCCGCCTATGACGAACTCCAATCCCTAACTTATCCCAGACACTTACTTTTGGTCAACCCAACTTCCACTGAAGTACCCGATACTTTTAAGGGCCAAG ACTTTTGTCAATGCGGAACATCTGGAGATGTTGGAAATGTGAAGAAAAGAGCAAGTATTGGCAGAGTTGTAAAAGGAACAGAAGCAAATTTGGCTGCTTGGCCTTGGCAAGTTCTAATAGCCGAAAATCGGGCAAGAGTTTCAGAT ACATATCGCCGTGTGAGAGGCGGTGGGTCTTTAATCAACCATAGATGGGTTCTCACAGCTGCTCATGTCTTTCATGGCTTGGCAAGACCAAGAGATTGGGCGCACAATATCTTGCTTACGTTTG gaATTCGACAGTTACCGGAAAGCGATCAATCTCAGCTTTCTTCACATGTACAAGTTTTTCGAACAGAGAAGATTTATGAGCACGAAAACTTTTCCATCAACACATTTGATTACGACATAGCtttg GTTCTTGTAGGCAGAGAATTGAAGCAACTTGGCTTGTACTGGCAGCAAACTGGAAATGCAGGTTGGGTGAATTATACGTCATATGTGAGACCAGTGTGCTTGCCATGCATGGATGGAAATTGCGTCAGTGAATATTTGGAGAGAAATGAAAGGACGTTGTTTGGGAGAAAGATTTCAGGAAGTGATAAATGCAAAACTGAAG gcGACTGGTTGATCGAAAAAGGAGAACTTGAAAGAAAGTCTGTTCTAACAGTCATTACTGGTTTTGGTGAAACAAGGATTCGCAATCCATCggattttgattttaaagtttCGAAATTTTTAAACCAAGCACTAATTCAACTTTATGGCGATGAAAG GTGCAATCGAAGTATTGCACAAATGAGAAAACAAGGTTTACCGGAAGGAATTACGTTTACTGACCAAATGATTTGTGGAATTGGGGGAAACCCTGATATTATAACTGATGCATGTAAAGGAGACAGCGGCGGACCACTTGTACGAGAG ttcaaaaaaaatgttattggcAAAGGATGTTGGATACAAATTGGAATTGTGAGCTGGGGTTGGGGATGTGGATCAACATACACAGAAAACGGCAtaaaataccagtttccaGGCTACTACACAAGCGTAGCTCCGCTAATGCCCTGGATTTCTGAAATACAACAACGAACAGAATCAG AATTTTCTCATCTTGACTCATTCTGTCGTGCTGATCTTTGCCAAGTGGAGGAAGGAAGAACCTGCAGGAAACCTTGTGAGAATGATGCAGATTGTAGAGGAACATTGAAGAGATGTGTTTGTGATGACTTTTGTGGAATGTCTTGTATTAATCCAA AAGCTCCTTGTGATGATTGGGATACATTCAGCAATGGGACAATCGAAGGCGACAGAACTTATGGCGATACAGTTTATTAcacttgcaatgatggattCATTCTGAAAGGAACAAGAAACAGGACATGTAGATCCGACAAAAAATGGACGGGAACAGCACCAACTTGCTTGG AGTTAGAATGCGACGTACCCAGAGCTCCAAGCTTCGGTTTTGTTGAACCTCCAAGCTTTAGCAGAGTGGCATTGGATGAGATCATAACGTACTCTTGTGGTCGAAGATATCGACTGGTTGGTATCTCAAGGGCAACTTGCAAAGAAGACCGAACGTTCACTTCCCCACCACCACGTTGCGACG AAATAACCTGTCCACGCCGAACCACACCTGCAGACGCCAGACCAAGTTCATTCAAGTCGCGATGGCTGGTAGATGATGTTCTAAGTTACACTTGCGATGTTGGGTATAGCTTGAGAGGAAATCCTTCATCAACCTGTCTAGTTAGTGGAAGTTGGTCAAATGATTTACCCAATTGCCGCA TACGACGATGTGTACACCGACATGTTCCAGAACATTCTACAGCTAATCCTAATAAAAGTCAATGGGTTTATGGCGACAGAGTCACTTACACATGTGATCGTGGCTACGAGTTGTCAGGAACGGCTGAATCACGCTGCACGTCAAGTGGTCGTTGGTCTGATCCTCCACCTACTTGCACAA GCCTTGATTGCTTGGTGCCTACTGCGCCAACCGATGGATCCGTTTCCCCGTCATCGGGCAACAGAGTGTTATTGGATGGGACAATTACTTACTCATGCGATCCAGGTTACTTCATGAAAAATCAGCTATCTGGGACGTTGAAAGCAACTTGTCTGAGAAGCGGGAATTGGAATCGACCAACCCCTGTCTGTGAAG AGAGTCGATGTATTGTTCCTCAAACACCGGCTCACGGAACCTTGTCAAGAGCTACTGGGGAAAAAGTCCCCGCAGACAGAAGTGTTTCATTTACATGCGATGAAGGCTATACGATGATCGGACAACCAACCATATATTGCCGACGCTCCGGAACTTGGTCAAATGAGTTTCCTGAGTGTGTGG AACGACAATGCACTGACTCCGGAGAGTGTCATTTTCCTTTCGTCTACAAAGGAAGAACCTACAAGTCATGCATTGAATCTAAAATTGGTCTTGCTGACTGGTGTTCCTTGACTGCAGAATATGACGATGAATGGGACAGATGTGACAAGTCTTGTCCGT CTGGGTGGACTGGCTGGGGCGGATGGGGCTCGTGTTCAAAAACTTGTGGCAGAGGTCAACAAATCAAGCGAAGAACTTGCCAAAACCCACAAGGTGGTGCGATATGTGAGGGAGAGGCAACAGAAAGCAGGGAATGTTTCACTCAACCTTGTCTCAATGGTGGAGTTG AGCTGACAACGGTGAACAACAAGATATACAGGCTGTATCAGGAAGCGTTAAACCACGTGGATGCAGCTGCAAGGTGCGCTCAATTGCCTGGACGGCTGGCGACACTGAAAACCGAAAGGATCTTTGAAACACTCATGAAACTTCTACAAAATCACGGGGTTTACCACATTGGTTTGAATAAATTGAGCGGAACATGGCGGTACTCAGATGGAAGCCGAGTACCTCTGCCGGGGGAACAAAGCTTTCAACGTTGGGGCAGCAACCAGCCTGAAACTTACAATAACGGAAAAAATTGCGGTGTGGTGTATACGAATCCTCATCGGTTCTGGTACAACGTTAATTGCCAGACCATCAGGCATCTTTTCATATGCGAAGTCG ACATCGATCTATGTAGCAGTTCTCCTTGCTTGAATGGCGGAACTTGCCGAAATACAGAGACCTCTTTTGTATGTGACTGCGTAGAACCATACTCGGGAGATACTTGCGAAAATG TTATCCGTTGCGATCGCCCTCAAGTGCCAGCATCCATAGAAATCTCCGGAGGAAGCCACGATAGTTACGTTCAAGGAACGACCATTTCGTTTGAATGCAAAAATCGAAATGAGTTTTTGACCGGAAGCAAGGAAATGACGTGCACAGAACATGGGACTTGGAACAAAAACTCTCCAACTTCTTGCA GCTTTGATCCATGCAGCAGTTTCCCATGCAAAAATGGCGGTACTTGCCACCGCAGTGGTCGTAGCTATTTGTGCGTTTGCTTGGGCAGTGCTTATGGGACGAATTgtgaaaat GTTAACGACCCGTGTAGTATAAATCCTTGTGATAACGATGGAACTTGTAAAGAAGATGGTAACAGTTATATTTGTGAATGCACGCCACAGTGGACCGGAAACCTGTGTCGACAAA AGGTACCGATTTGCCCTCCATTAGTTGCCCCTACAAACGGTTCCATGTACCAGGCGAGCAGATCGGAAATCGGTCGTCCCGGCTCCCTTGTAGGTTTTGAATGTGATACCGGCTTTACGTTACAAGGAGAAAGTTTCTTGCGATGCTTGGACAGCTTGGAATGGAACCATCAACCACCAGTTTGTCAAG CGAAAGGTTGCCGAATTTTTGGCCCTACCATACCAGCGGGCATAGAAATTGTTGACTGGCATCTATTTGAATATGAGATTGGAGCAACACTTCAAGTGCGATGCGAAGACAGACTTCAGACCTTGAACAACAATCCTGTTCTGACCTGTACACCCGGAAACAGATGGGATCCACTAATTTATAACTATAAATGTTCTTAA
- the LOC143468566 gene encoding E-selectin-like, producing the protein MSFLSVWISKKRQCTDSGECHFPFVYKGRTYKSCIESKIGLADWCSLTAEYDDEWDRCDKSCSCAFYFVVVPARTIVGSIKFPYVAGDSITYSCQAGYNMMGPATIVCQNTGKWSSNPPSCA; encoded by the exons ATGAGTTTCCTGAGTGTGTGGATTAGTAAAA AACGACAATGCACTGACTCCGGGGAGTGTCATTTTCCTTTCGTCTACAAAGGAAGAACCTATAAGTCTTGTATTGAATCTAAAATTGGTCTTGCTGACTGGTGTTCCTTGACTGCAGAATATGACGATGAATGGGACAGATGTGACAAGTCTTGTTCTTGTGCgttttactttgttgttgttcctgCTCGGACTATTGTGGGTTCGATCAAGTTTCCTTATGTGGCTGGTGACAGCATCACGTATTCATGCCAAGCTGGGTATAATATGATGGGGCCAGCCACGATAGTTTGTCAGAATACTGGAAAGTGGAGCAGCAACCCACCAAGCTGCGCATGA